The following coding sequences are from one Gammaproteobacteria bacterium window:
- a CDS encoding DUF192 domain-containing protein — protein MDPRQGMLMVLPKPEIVAAFMRDSWVPIDVAFLDADGQVLVTYTMPPESPRRAGESDAEYEARLPHYSSRFPVLFVLEIAGGRLVELGVAPGHKLRLDWKALARRAL, from the coding sequence ATCGATCCGCGTCAAGGAATGCTGATGGTGTTGCCGAAACCAGAGATCGTCGCGGCGTTCATGCGCGACAGTTGGGTGCCTATCGACGTAGCGTTTCTGGATGCGGACGGCCAAGTGCTTGTTACGTACACCATGCCACCGGAATCGCCACGCAGAGCGGGAGAAAGCGACGCCGAATACGAAGCGCGGTTGCCGCATTATTCGAGTCGCTTTCCGGTGCTTTTTGTGCTGGAAATAGCCGGGGGCCGGCTCGTCGAACTCGGCGTTGCCCCCGGCCACAAGTTGCGTCTCGATTGGAAGGCGCTTGCCCGACGCGCCCTGTGA
- a CDS encoding group 1 truncated hemoglobin codes for MAVGLTGYSSAQAADDALFQGLVKQGGIAGLVDGYLEVCANDSRVGPVFAHSDIPHLREKLVEYICVLSGGPCEYTGDPMDVVHGGLNITEAQFNAGVENLQEAMARLNLPEATQNRLLARLAPLRREIIYR; via the coding sequence TTGGCAGTTGGGCTGACAGGTTACTCATCGGCGCAAGCGGCTGATGACGCTCTCTTCCAGGGCCTGGTCAAACAAGGCGGCATAGCGGGGCTGGTGGATGGCTATCTCGAAGTATGCGCCAACGACAGTCGCGTGGGGCCGGTCTTCGCCCACAGTGATATACCGCATCTTCGGGAAAAACTGGTCGAGTACATCTGCGTGCTGAGCGGCGGACCGTGCGAATACACGGGCGATCCCATGGACGTCGTGCACGGTGGCTTGAACATCACTGAGGCTCAGTTCAACGCCGGAGTAGAGAACCTACAGGAGGCGATGGCGCGCCTCAACCTTCCTGAGGCAACGCAGAATCGTTTGCTCGCTAGGCTTGCTCCATTACGCCGAGAAATTATCTATCGATAA
- a CDS encoding DUF3034 family protein, producing MLCVAGYLFHLSIALACLPAAQADGRLLATGGALQIEGSAGGGLVPWAVLAGYGTRDEYGSAFAISRVDTGDYTLDVLGGGITLFNRVELSFARQEFDLGTLGVMLEQPDAVLRQNIFGAKLRLLGDLIYTPWPQISLGAQYKHNLDFDIPNAVGAEDDSGVDVYLAASKLFLGALAGRNLLLNTTVRSTEANQLGLLGFGGGKGGRDLVFEGSVAVLLDRFTALGVEYRQKPDNLAFAREEDWWDVFIGYFPNKHLSFVAAYADLGTIAGLGRQTGLYLSVEASY from the coding sequence ATGCTTTGCGTTGCCGGTTACTTGTTTCATTTATCGATTGCGCTGGCTTGTTTGCCGGCCGCGCAGGCGGATGGCCGTCTGCTGGCCACCGGCGGTGCGTTGCAGATCGAGGGCTCCGCGGGCGGGGGGCTGGTGCCGTGGGCGGTGCTCGCGGGTTACGGTACGCGCGACGAATACGGCAGCGCGTTCGCCATTTCGCGCGTCGACACCGGCGATTACACTCTTGATGTGCTGGGTGGGGGGATTACGTTATTCAACCGTGTCGAGCTCTCGTTCGCGCGTCAGGAATTCGATCTCGGCACGTTAGGCGTCATGCTGGAGCAACCCGACGCGGTGCTGCGGCAGAATATCTTTGGCGCCAAGTTGCGGCTTCTGGGCGATTTGATTTACACGCCCTGGCCGCAGATCTCGCTCGGCGCGCAATACAAACATAATCTGGATTTCGACATTCCGAACGCCGTCGGCGCGGAAGACGACAGCGGCGTTGACGTTTACCTCGCCGCCAGCAAGCTGTTTCTCGGCGCCCTTGCCGGCCGCAACCTGTTGTTGAATACGACAGTGCGCTCTACCGAGGCGAATCAGCTTGGACTACTGGGGTTTGGTGGCGGCAAAGGTGGGCGTGACCTGGTATTCGAAGGTAGCGTCGCCGTATTACTCGACCGCTTCACGGCGCTCGGCGTGGAGTATCGGCAGAAGCCCGACAACCTCGCTTTCGCGCGCGAAGAAGACTGGTGGGATGTGTTCATCGGCTACTTTCCCAACAAGCATCTTTCTTTCGTGGCGGCGTATGCCGACCTCGGGACTATCGCCGGCCTTGGCCGCCAGACTGGCTTGTATTTGTCCGTGGAAGCGAGCTACTGA